In Fusarium oxysporum f. sp. lycopersici 4287 chromosome 13, whole genome shotgun sequence, the DNA window AAGCCTCTCAAGCCAAAGACCAAAAAGCCTGACAAGGTGTATGATTCCGCACAGCATATCTACCGCACGCTAACGGGTGAACCACTTGACACATCCTCCAAAATTCAACGTTAACTTTATCAGCACCTGGAAACACACCACTCCAAATCCTGCGAGGATTACAAGCCTTACGTCTAAGGATGGAGTATCTTACTGGAATCAATATGACATTCTTGGTTTCATTCTATCCCTTTTGAAAAATTACCTCGGTGGTGCTACTAAAGACAacttcttccttcctctgACAGCAGTATATGGACGTTGGTGTGCTAAGATTGGAGGGGACAGGAAGACACCAAGGCCCCTGAATCCCCCTAAGGATCCAGGTATCACTGCAATGGCAGATGAACAAAAGGGCGTTGGTACTGTACCTACCGTCTTGCAATGCACGTGGGTCGCAGACAAGGGCGGTGTCTACTTCGCTCTAGGATCCTCTATCGCTGGATATGATTGGGGCAATAAAACTTAGTTAGGGAAGTGGCAGGAGAGACTCCAAAGAACCCAGTTCGATCTTCTGCATGGCTGGAATGGCATCCAGACACAGCTGATAGAGGGCAAAGTGTGGGATGTCGACAACTCACCAAACCGAACCAAAAAAGGCAAGGCAGGAACGTACTTTGGGAACTGTGGAGAAACATCTCCTTTTCTCCATATATTGTAAGTGTAAAATAGAGTATTCCCTGAAGACCTGCACTTACAACCCTTCTCACAACTCAGTCGCTTCTGGACTATTGCAATGCGGGGAAATGTTAATGGCTTGGCTCTGAAGAGCTTTTTCTTGGAGGATACGGTGTTGACAGACAAATACTCACCGAAGGAGATGCACAAGGAAACCCCCAAAGGCTTGGCAAAGCCCTGTACATCATTCCTCCATGCGACAATTGTGAATCCCTTGTCCAAGTGGCAAAGGGAACGTAGGACAACTTTATTTATCCTCCTATACCGAGCACACAGTAAGAAAGGATTTCCTGAGGGCGAAGCATAGATTTCTACCATGCTTCACGTTCAATGCGACTTCATACTTCCGTCTTCATATTTCACTCTTTTTAGGATGACGAAGTAGCGTCGCAAAATAACCCAGAAACCACAGTACTGTTGGAGAGATTAAGTCGCCAGGTTGATGATATGATTGATCCACCCGACAACGCTGGCTTGCCTTTATCAGCATCGCTCTTTTCTGTACACCCTATTTCATGACATGTACAAACCGGTACATCTGGACAACTCCGCCTTCCCTTTTGGGACTCGTAACAGTCTGATCATGTGCTTCTATGCATGCATGTGCCTCCTTTCAAACATATAAAGTGGAGTATTTCATGTCTGTTTTTACATTGAATATAATATTCCCTTACGCAAAGTGACCATGGCACGTCCTGTGAACTTTGTCGACAAAGAGTTGGTCAAACTTCATACGTATGACCTTGAAACAGTGAGAATAGTAACAAAAGAGGACCTGGAATATGCTCTGGCATGTGCGGCCTCAATATCTAGATCTATCTATTCCTAAGGGATGTTTCTCAAATCCAGAGTCGTTCGGCATAGACAACGCCGTGGCGAAGAAAGACAAACTGCAAACAATCTATAAGCTATGGTGAGAGTTCCCTCTTTGGTCACGACACATTTATAGTGACGACTTATCTGATggtatttttataaatatagcCCTCTCGATAAGAACCAGTTCGAAGTGGTGAAGGCCGAcgttgaaaaagaaaacttTGAACCCAGAAACGGAAACAAAGCTGATACAAACTTTGAACCAAGATAGCATATATACCTCAAACCGACAGGACATACGAAACGAGAACCAGACTCAATAAGGGACCCAGACGAGGACCCAGACAAGCCGTGGTCTAAATTTGAAGTTAACCTCGACGCCGCCTGGAGCCACAATTATCCTCTTGGCACAGATAATGAGATGCTCCCTTATTGGTGTCATTATGATCTCCTCGGTCTCTTCCTCCCTCTTATGGGACCAACTCTGCCCAACTCCGCCAGGTTCAACTTCTTTCTCCCCCTCACCGCCGTTTATGCCCGCTGGTGCTTCACTATTGGAGGATCCAGAGACATAAACAAGTTGCACGATGCACAAGCCATGGCCTTCATAGGAAAAACAGGTCATGGACCCCCACCGGCAATCTTCCAATGCACATGGGGTCCGGGTCAGAAGAGTAAGGTCGACTTCTCCCTCGGTGCTTCGATGGGTGGTCAGAACTTCGCGCCGAAGCAACTCAGTGACTGGAAAACACGGTTTCAGAGGAGTCAATTCGGCCTACTCATGAATTAAAACGGCATCAAGAATTCAGTCTAGACTGACCAAGACAACCAAGATCATAAATTCGACTTCGATGCATCGCCAAGGCAAAATTCGAAAACTGCGGCGAAATCTACCCATTCATACATAAGCTGTAAGTAAGCACTGCAATTGTATCACCGCTCCATTCACTAACATGTTTTACAGTGGCGCAAACCGCAAGGAGGGTCGGGATAAGGTGCAAGGTCTTGCACTTAACCCATCATTTTCGGCCAACGAGGACTTGTGGGAGGGGTATTCACTCAAGCAGATATACATAGAAAGTGAAACGAAGCGAGACCCGGACGATGACAACGGCTATAAGCACATGTGATCGCCATGCCAGAATTGCAAGCACGTTATCACCCACGTCGATATTGGATTGTTGAACAACTTTCACCCCGACAAAACCCCCTCCAACGGATGCAGACTTGGACGAGGGCGACGGCTCCGAAGGAAGGTCAGAGCTGAAGGGGAACGGCTATTTAAAGATGCTAGCTTAGTTAACAGTTTCTGGTTCCGAGAGCAGAGTTTGATTAAGGCCTTGTATTTAAGAGAATGACAATTTGCTATTTTCCTTATGAAATACTCAAAGAACGATGTGCTATAGTAGTGACTGAATGAGATCATGACTAGGCAGCTTTCTTAAGTGAGACCCCAAAATAAGCGGTGATGGGGTCATGCTTGTGATCAAACTTGTAGTAAGCAAACGTGTAGAATGAAAACCTCCTATTCCCACCAAAAGTATTCAGCTGAGCGAGCGTCAGCATGAAGCTCATCTCATGAACGTCCTGCATTCTGATCCATCCCTTGTGACTTGGCAGAATAAGCCGCAACAACAAACCCTTTCTCTCCGTAACAGGCATGGTAGTAAAAGACACGAGAACATTGAAGCGAAGGTTGCTCAGCATCCGAGCACCAGGACCTGCGTAGGTTTCCATGATGCAGTTATTGTCAGCTGACATGCTGAGCTCAATGGCTATGTCGAACTCTGTGAGCTGATAACTACTATATTTGTTATGTGACACGAGAACGGAGAAAACAATGTCCTGGAGCAGGCAgtctttgtcttggatgATGACGTCTCGCTAGAGAGATTATGCGTTGCACGTGTAAACAGGTGGACCAGCTAGGCGCGAAGATCGTGATCCAGCTCTCGCTGTTCTGATGAACATGCTGGTTTGAGGAGCCCCAAGGCTTCTTGTAGCAGCTAGTCTCGCGATAGGAACACCATGGGGCACACTGGATCCTATAGCATCATGGAGATGCTCTGTGATGGGTGCTCGATGGTGCGGAGGGAGATGGTGTCTCAGAGCACGGGACCTCACCACAAAGCTGTCGTCGCGTTCCCCGTTCTTGGTAACCGCATCCCCAGACTCATCAGCCTGAAGGGACACAATAGGCTCTGCCACTGATGAATCAGCATCACCATCGTTATCAGGTTCTGGAACTCTGGGTGATACGTACTGGGCAGCTGCTGGTATGACGATCGATGCCTTCCAGATGATTTCCCTCCATGCTGTTGCGGTGGTCATGTTTGGCCAATCTGTCAAATTGGGTATATACGCCGTTGCTCTGGTTGACATTCCCAATGCCAAGTCTCCTGTCAAATTTGTTCATGTTGAGCTTGGCATTGGTGTTACGGTTGACTTTGACTACGGAACTATGAGAGTGGAAGGTCAACTGTCGCCCAAGTCGTTCATTTTGGACCCCAACTGCCATCTCACGGGAGGTTTCGCGTTATTTTATTGGTTTGACGCTACGCATGCAGACAAGTCTCTCGTTAGCAACTTCGTCTTCACTCTCCGCGGTTATCATCAAGCCTTCAGAATCCCAGACAGTTAGCCAAATCCACCGCGTTTAGGCATCAGTTGGTCTCTCGGAAGCCATCTCAGCCTATCTGGCGAGGCGTACTTCGCGATAACGCCCAAAGTTTGTATGGGCGGTGGAAGACTGCACACAGCTTTTAGTGCTGGCCCTATCGAAGCTTGGTTTGACGCTTTTGCCAACTTTCTCATCAATTACAAGCCTTTCCACTTCGCGTCTAGTGCAGGCATTTGTGTTGGCGTTCGCTTCAACAGCGATGTCTTGTTTATTCACACGCATATCTCCGTTGAAGTCGGAGCGGATTTATTTATGTGGGGACCGCCGCTTGCTGGACGTGTGCATGTCGATATTAAGGTAGCCAAGTTTGACATCAACTTTGGTGCGGATAAGGGGGACGAGAAGGAGGCCAATATCGAGGAATTCTACCATCTCGTTCTACAGGCAAGCAGTCAGCAGTCAAACAGCCGGGCGGCAGAAGAGGACCGCGCCCTGATCGCTGAGGGCGAAGAAGATATTTTACCTGGTGACCTCAATCAAGGACACACGTTCCTTGCCACTTCAGGACTTCTGAACAATAGTTCTTCTATTGATCGAGTCCAGAATGCTGATTGGGTCGTTCGCGGAGGATCTTTCTCGTTCGTCGTTGGATGTAAGATGGCAGTCCAAGATGCCCAGCTGGTCGACGAGAACGGCAAAGTAGTCAACTAAGTCTCTTCGAAAGGTCCTCCCATCTACCCTCGGCCAATGCACTTCAAGTAGGCCATGACCAAGtcagagatgaagattgaGATCGTTCAAGATGGTGTCGCCCATGCGAAATGGGGCATGACACAAGAGTACAAACAAGTGCCAACGGGTCTCTGGGCCAAGTGCAAGTCCAGCGAGCCAGTATTCACTGACGATTTGCTGACGAGATGGAACAGATGATGAGAGTCAGGATCCCACCAAGAGCAGTCAAAGGAACAATATCGACGATTTGCTCGACAATAACTCCGCTAGCTTGAAGCTTATGATGGGTGTTCTCATGGAAGGCCCACCAGCTATCATGTCTGAGGATACTCTCAAAgccttcaacatccttgCGCAAGGTGAGAGAGTCCTCAAAGCGAAGAAACCTTTTCCCGAGACGGAGTCACCCGAAGATGACTGGAATCCCGGTAAGCACAAGGATGGTGCCGAACAGTGGAATGATGTGCATAACACATGGTCTTCGCCAGAGTGGAATGAGGGTCGTGGTGACGCGCAACAGACTTTTGTCGATTCTTGGTCTGAGAATTTTGGGTGGGGAAAGGCATTGTCAGAAGTGGCTAAGCTCCCTAAGCTTCTGGGAGAGAGGTTCGCTGATTTATATGTCGAGGCCCCACTGATCACCATCTAGTTAAGTATGCTGTTTACGTTCGACTTGGGTACGATTTGGTCAGAATGTTGAAGCAGGAAGATGAGATCAGACATAGTCAAAACACAGTCATTACCATATCAATACTATTTTTGCCTCTTTGGGTCTTACAAGATGGGCCAATGAGGATTTTGCCGAAGCGAGTTCACTAGCAAGGATGTCCCAGCACGGTTTTTACTCGATGAGATCATGAGCCAATGGTCTAGGGTATCAAGATAACCGGAGCTTTTGCACCGGAGCCATCGGACCGGACCTTTGGAACCACAACGAAGCGACTAGAGAAGATAAAGCAAGTTACAGAACGTTGGCGAATCCTAAAGTGGATCTAGCGTCATCATAAGATCACTGTTGGATGTGAATTGACAATTGTAATTGCTCCGGCCCGACAATGGTGTTTCGATCGATTGATGGAATAGCTGGCGTAGATAATGGTATATAAGCTTATGGGAAACCTTGTGCCGGTGTTTGGTTTTTTTAGTGGTATTGCTATCTAAATTCCCAGTGACGTAATAATGGCGAACCTTCAAACATAtctccaagagcttgagagAGACTTTACGGTTGATACCGCAAAGCTCAAGCATATCACCAACCACTTCATTGATGAGTTGGATAAAGGTAAGATAGGAAGTAGTCACATGGAAAACGCAAGCTAAGATCATTATAGGGCTGAGTGTAAAGGGTGGCAGCATCGTGAGCGTCGGATTGTGTCATCTAACGCTCACCAGCTAATCAGCAACAGCCAATGAACCCAACATGGGTAATGCAACAACCAACCGGCAACGAAACAGGAAAGTACCTCGTGCTAGATCTCGGCGGCACAAACCTCAGAGTGTTCTCTGTCGAATTAACCGAACAAAAATCCGGGTTCAAAGTCAACCAAGTCACGCACAAACTTCCCAAAGAACTGAGAACAGGACCTGCTGAAAGGCTTTGGGATTTCGTCGCTGGACATCTCGAGGAATTCCTCAAAACAGCTGATTTTGAAGCTGGAACAAACACCGACTTGAGCTTCATCTTTTCGTTTCCTACAACGCAGCGAACTATTGACGAGGGCATTCTTCAGAGGTGGACGAAGGGCTTCGATGTTGCCGATTGTGAAGGTCGCGATGTAGCGGCATCGTTGAGACATTCCATCGCAAAGAGGGTTGGTATTATCATTCTACTACGGGGGCCGAAAGCTAACATGCCCACAGAAACTCCCTCTCAAGGTCCGAGTAGTAACAAACGACACAACCGCCACGATGATGGCCTCAGCATACATCAACTCCGAAACCGCTATCGGCTGCGTTTTCGGCACAGGCTGCAACGGCGCCTACTTCGAGAGATGTCAATCCATCCCCAAGCTCGACATGGAAGGTCTTCCCGCCGAAGCACTCATGGCGATTAATTGTGAATGGGGCGCTTTTGACAATGAGCATGTCGTTTTGCCGTTGACGTCTTTTGACATCGCTATTGATGATGCATCACCGAGGAAGGGCCAGCAGGCGTTTGAGAAGATGGTGGCGGGGCTATATCTTGGGGAGTTGTTTCGGTTGATTATGCTTGATGTCAAGAGGAGGCATGAGACGTTTTGGGAGGGTCAGAGTGTGGAGAAGATGCAGGAGCCGTATTTTATGGATTCGTCGTTCTTGTCGGCGATCGAAGAGTATGTTAACAACCTCCCATTTATGAGATCTCCCACTAACCCGAGTTTAGGGATACGTCGAAAGACTTCAAGACATCGCATGATCTATCTGTCTCAAAGCTCGGAGTATCTCCAAACGTACAGGAGCTCGAGTTCATGAGAAAGGTTGCAACACTCATAACAACCCGCGCAGCGCGTCTCTCATCAACGGGTGTAGCAGCGATATGCATGAAGAGAAATCTCAAGACATGTCATGTTGGCGTTGAGGGATCTCTGTTTGAGAAGCATCCCCATTTCAAGAGAGAGCTGTCCAAAGCTCTGGGCGAGATTCTTGGTTGGGAGAAACTGTCGCCTACTGGCAaggatgatgttgagttcATGGTGTCGCCTGGAAGTGGTGTTGGTGCAGCTGTTATTGCATCCACTCTCACGAGAAGTAAGCATGAAGTTTGAGATGCGTTGAAAATTGGAGATTTATACGAAAATGAGTCTATAATCAGCATATATATTTAAGAAGCGAGTCTGAACAGATAAACAAGCAGCTAATTTGTTTCCCCTGTACAAGTGAACTACCTGGGTTTCGCAGGGGGCACTGGCCAACATAATTGGCTAGAGACTTGATTGAGGGGCCTGTGGAAACTGAAGCACATAGGCACTAAAAAGGAGTTATAGAGAAGTTGTGCACATTCTGAGAATCAATGATTGAATTACAGTATGGCATTATAATATCTAGTCATGATAGAACgagtattttaataagaaagataTATGTTATTTATGTTTGTCCAAGGCCTAGAAGTGATGGTAGAAGCTCTAGGTTAGTCGCTATGCACCTGGATTCGGTCGGAAGAAAGATTCTCCACTGATTTCACAAATCAGGGAGCACGACGTAGAGCAACTCAGCACCCCACTTGATGAACTTCTTTTCACCCTTCACCAAGGAATATGTCCACCTTCGTTAAACCTACCTGCTGTCCGAGGCTCTTCTTTTATAAGCGACCTCAATTACATATTCTATCATGTGGCCTTCAACCTCGGTCTTTCAAGACATTTAGTCGCGGCGCCTCTTCCAACGCGTCGGGATTACTATTCTACAAAAGTGAACATGACGGAACAGTTAGTTATATCTAGCCCTGGTTAATTTACCAAGACTATTCTTTATACTAATTATCTTAGGTTGTAGAGCATCGCTATGCAAGAGAAGATCTCTCGAAGATGCCACTAGGGTATGCATTTGTCCATTCCAAGAACCTAGCTATAGCACTACGGTGCCGCCATCTGGCGCAAGAGCAAGAGCAGGAGATATTTGCTTGTGTTAGTATCAAAATCCAACACACCCGGTGCACCCTCATGGCTAACTGCGAAAGTGCACAAAAGACAAGTTCCCACGGCTTTTTGGCCTCTACGTCCCATCAGATATCGCCGATTCTGCTACTTATATATTTCACGAGAGAAaaaaggctgaagagaggAAATTACGACGCAGCCTGAGCATAGCGTTTCCTTATATGCCATTCAAGCACAAGATTCGGTTCTATACTAAACGACACGAACGCCTACAGCGATTGTTAAAGTCTTCAAGAAAGAATGAGGACTCATTGGAGCTGAAGATCGAATTGTATATTTTCaagtatattaaaaagaagGAAGGCCAGCTTAGCCGCAAAGAAATAAAATCAGTGATGGGATCATGGAGGGATGGCAGCAAAATGCCGAAAATTTAGGTTATTCAATGTTGAGTAGACTTGCTCGAATTCAAACTTGACTACTTGACCGAAACTGAATTTTCCATTGTCGAAATTCCTCAATGGATCAGATCTTGGTTAAATACCCGATTGCGCACTTTATAATATATGCTATCTCATCGGCTTGCTTCCACAGATCATTGTGATCACCGCTAGCTTtcatctcaacaacctcaagcGCTGACGTCTTTCTGAGGTGATCCTTCATAAGTTCAGTCTGTGCATAAGGGACAAGACCGTCTCCCTTGCTCTGGGTGATAACGACGACCTTGCCTTCAGGCCACTCTGTGCTCCAGTCTGCAACACTGGTAGGGCAGACAGCCTTCCAGACcgcctcatcatcaccgaATGCATTTTTTGTGAAGTCGGTATACAGTTGTTGGAGTTGTTTATGAGATTCTGGCGGGTTGTTGATAAAGGCAGCGAGATCATATAGTCCGTTAAGAGGAGCTATGACCCTTGGTTTCTTCACCTTCGGAACCGAAATTCCCTTTGCATTACCCAACCAGTGATTAGGATTCATTACTGTCTGGAAAGTCATGGTGGCACCGCAACTGTGACCTGACAGGACATAATCATGAGCTACTCCAAGGTCATTTTGTAGAAATGAGATAGCCGTGAGTAGAGCGATTATGTGACCAGGATGCTTCGCTTGTCGGGCAATATCAACAGGCCCCGAAGAATCACGAGGTGGTGCGGGGTGCGTAGGATGATTGGGATGGCTTGAAAGAGGATAATTGACAGATGCGACACCTGCGATAGGTGTGTCTTTGTAGCTCAGGAGCTTGAGGGCAGTAGCTTCAAAGGACGACGAGTCTACAAGGGGGTCTCGCCATGCCCCACCGTGGATATAGATGACCCAAGGACCTTTGCCTTGAGGCAACACGTCTGCTGTCGGGAGTGAAGACCCTCCGAGAGATTTTGGTTGCCAAATGTCGAGAGTGTGTAGGTATGTTGCATCTTGTATGTATGGAACACGGCGCTTATGCAATGTATCGCCAGAATCAATCCATGGAGTTGAGGACCAGAGCTGTGACGTCATTGTTCCAACCAAGGCCAATTTCAAGGCGTGAATATTGTTTCAAGTCTTGTTACCTTGACACAGAAACAGGGAGAAATAAACTAAAGCCCTTTGATGAGAATCAGCGAATTTAATAATCGAGGAGTTATAACAATACCCCGCTAACTTATTCATTGGCCTTTTGACGGCACGCGCTATCCGCACTGTTCGGATACGGATACGGAGACAGTGAACCGTTTCCGCACAGCCGACTCGCTCCGAAATCTGTCATGGGTAATTCGGAAACGGAATTATCTTTTCCGCCATCTCCAATCACCGCGATGAATCTCAGCAGTTCCCTTTACCAGATACAATGGTGCCTCTGTAATTCAATGCTCTTCCCAAAGGTCAAGAACAGAATGAATGGAAGCCATAGGGGAACAGGAAATTTACAGTGGATAAGGATGAACCTGGCGTTCTTGACAAAATGTCTTCGAAAGATGTATCTGCCTACAAGGAATATGCCTTGGGTATCACCATGATTCCCTACGATCAAAACAGCGTTTTAACCCCAATCATGGATACAGTACTACTGCTTATCACACACATGCTCTATTCCGTAAGCCCTTTCATGTCCCTAACAGAGGTTAACTCACTAAAATCGCGTCACCTCGTGTTGTCT includes these proteins:
- a CDS encoding hexokinase, producing MANLQTYLQELERDFTVDTAKLKHITNHFIDELDKGLSVKGGSIPMNPTWVMQQPTGNETGKYLVLDLGGTNLRVFSVELTEQKSGFKVNQVTHKLPKELRTGPAERLWDFVAGHLEEFLKTADFEAGTNTDLSFIFSFPTTQRTIDEGILQRWTKGFDVADCEGRDVAASLRHSIAKRKLPLKVRVVTNDTTATMMASAYINSETAIGCVFGTGCNGAYFERCQSIPKLDMEGLPAEALMAINCEWGAFDNEHVVLPLTSFDIAIDDASPRKGQQAFEKMVAGLYLGELFRLIMLDVKRRHETFWEGQSVEKMQEPYFMDSSFLSAIEEDTSKDFKTSHDLSVSKLGVSPNVQELEFMRKVATLITTRAARLSSTGVAAICMKRNLKTCHVGVEGSLFEKHPHFKRELSKALGEILGWEKLSPTGKDDVEFMVSPGSGVGAAVIASTLTRSKHEV
- a CDS encoding hexokinase, yielding MNPTWVMQQPTGNETGKYLVLDLGGTNLRVFSVELTEQKSGFKVNQVTHKLPKELRTGPAERLWDFVAGHLEEFLKTADFEAGTNTDLSFIFSFPTTQRTIDEGILQRWTKGFDVADCEGRDVAASLRHSIAKRKLPLKVRVVTNDTTATMMASAYINSETAIGCVFGTGCNGAYFERCQSIPKLDMEGLPAEALMAINCEWGAFDNEHVVLPLTSFDIAIDDASPRKGQQAFEKMVAGLYLGELFRLIMLDVKRRHETFWEGQSVEKMQEPYFMDSSFLSAIEEDTSKDFKTSHDLSVSKLGVSPNVQELEFMRKVATLITTRAARLSSTGVAAICMKRNLKTCHVGVEGSLFEKHPHFKRELSKALGEILGWEKLSPTGKDDVEFMVSPGSGVGAAVIASTLTRSKHEV